A genomic window from Acidimicrobiia bacterium includes:
- a CDS encoding tyrosine recombinase gives MSIDEAIEEFLIYCSSVRGFSKNTLSAYSSDLSRFKSGIVLNKIEKITITDIAKFLDSKNEKARSVASSARMVATIRSLVKFLQSEYENTDLDLSDLKLPKVPQPMAKALTKEEIFLLLDSFGSDDVSIRDKAICEVLYSSGIRISEASGLDTNDIDYENQMLRVFGKGSKERVAPFGSIAMSSIKLYHQISRPHFVAKRKTNDSINALFLSQRGHRLTRQGIYDIVKKAAKRVDLEDEISPHVFRHSYATHLIEGGADIRIVQELLGHSSIATTQRYTKTDTKKIIETFTRAHPRATKI, from the coding sequence ATGTCTATAGATGAAGCAATAGAAGAGTTTTTAATATATTGTTCTTCCGTACGCGGTTTTTCTAAAAATACATTATCTGCATATTCGAGCGATTTATCTCGTTTTAAATCTGGGATTGTTTTAAATAAGATCGAGAAAATAACTATTACAGATATCGCAAAATTTTTAGATTCAAAAAATGAAAAAGCGAGGTCAGTAGCCTCAAGTGCACGTATGGTTGCAACGATAAGGTCTTTAGTTAAGTTTTTGCAAAGTGAATACGAAAATACTGATTTAGATTTATCTGATTTAAAGTTACCTAAAGTCCCCCAACCTATGGCCAAAGCATTGACAAAAGAAGAAATATTTCTACTTTTAGATTCTTTTGGTAGTGATGATGTCTCGATTAGGGATAAAGCTATTTGCGAAGTCTTATATTCAAGTGGAATTAGAATAAGTGAAGCATCGGGATTAGACACAAATGATATAGATTATGAAAATCAAATGTTGAGAGTATTTGGTAAAGGTTCTAAAGAGAGAGTTGCTCCTTTTGGTTCAATAGCAATGTCATCTATAAAACTATATCATCAAATCTCAAGACCACATTTTGTTGCTAAAAGAAAAACGAACGATTCAATTAATGCGTTATTTCTTTCGCAAAGAGGCCATAGATTAACTCGTCAGGGCATTTACGACATAGTGAAAAAAGCAGCAAAGAGGGTGGACTTAGAAGATGAAATCTCGCCACATGTATTTAGACACTCTTACGCAACCCATTTAATTGAAGGTGGAGCCGATATACGTATTGTTCAGGAATTGCTTGGCCATTCATCTATTGCGACTACACAGAGATATACAAAAACGGATACAAAAAAAATAATAGAAACATTTACAAGAGCTCATCCTAGAGCAACTAAAATATAA